The Lujinxingia litoralis region CCATCCCCCAGACCCACTCCCATTCGCAAAACACATGAATTTTGACGAACCCGCCATTCGCCAGCACATCGCGCAGCATCTGAATGTGGCCGCGGACACCATCGCGTTCATTCGCGGCTTCGAGAACATCGTGTTCCGCCAGAGTTTCGTCGCCGGTGCGCCCCGGGAGCCTGCCGCCCGTATCCTGCGCCTGACCGAGCCCTCTCACCGCTCTCGTGGGCAGCTTCAGGCCGAGGCGGCCTGGGTGCTTGACCTGGCTGAGCGTGGTGTCCCCGTCGCACGACCCTTGCCCTGGCACGAGGACGACCTCATCGAAGAGCTCGTCGTTGATGGCACCCGCTACTGGGCGATGGCCTTTGAGCTGGCGCCGGGCAAAGCCGTCGACTCCCGCGATGCAGAGGTCTGGAACGCTGCGCTTTTTGAGACCTGGGGAGAAACGTTGGCGCTTCTGCACCTGAGCGCGCGTGACTATCAGGTGCCGGCCGGCCAGCCCCGGCGCCCGCGGTGGGATGAGGATGATTTGATGGGACCGGAGCGCTACCTCGCCCCGGCCGATGAGGCGGTGATCGAGGCCTGCCACGCGATCTTTCATGCGCTTAGCGCGCTCCCGGCCGACGACGCTGATTTCGGTCTGGTGCACAACGATTTCCATATCGGCAACTTCTTCGTCGACCGGGGCCGCATCACCCTCTTTGACTTCGACGACGCCTGCTACCACTGGTTTGCCAACGACATCGCCACCGCCCTCTACTCGCCATGCTGGTGGTCCCAGGAAGGGGACGTCGCCGAGCAGCGCGACTTTGCCCGATCGTTCACCGGCCGCCTGCTGCGAGGCTACCGCCGACACCGCGAGCTGCCCGGGGCGTGGCTGGAAGCGCTTCCCTTGTTGCTGCGCTACCGGGACGCACTCACCTACACCGTGATCCATAAGCGGATGGACGTCAGCGCCCTCGATGCGCGTCTTGAGCGCGAGCTGGCGGCCTGCCGAGCGCGGCTGCTCGGTGGGCCCGCGCGGGTGGAGATCGACTTCCAATCGTTCTAGGGCGAGTGTGATGTTTCTCAGTCTCTGGGTCCCTTCTACTGGCCTGGGAGAATTTGCGCTCACCCGCATGAGTTCTGAACTTGGGCTGTCTCTCGGTCGGCAATTGGGATGGAGATCGCGCAATTTATGCAGACTAAACACGCCCCGCACAAACATTGCGCCTCCTGAATGCTTCTCACACCTCCTGCCTCCCCCAACGCCCCCACCCCAACCCGCCACATCCACGCTTCGACCCTCCCTCGGCACACCCATTGCAGACCACACGCTCGGCACCCGCCCTCCCCGCACACCGAGCTTCCATGGACTCAGCCTCCCCCCAAAACCCGCCGGTTCTGCCTCCCGACCAGCTCCGAGCTGCGCGGCGACTCTTCATCGCCAGCGCCTGGGCCTTTGTGCTGGCCGCGGCCCTGGGAGCCCTCTTCCGCTTCGGCATCGTCCGCGCGGATTTCGGGCCCTTGCAGGCCGGCGATCTGCGCCACGCCCACTCCCACCTGATGCTGATGGGCTGGGCCACGCCCGCGCTGATCGCGCTCATCACCGCCCGCGCCCCCGCGCTGGGCTTGCAGCTCCCCCTACGCGCGACCCTGGCCACCGGGTGGGGGGCCTGGGCCCTGGCGCTGCTGAGCACGCCGGCCTTTGCGCTTTATGGCTACCGGGCGGCGGCCATCGGTGAGGCGAAGATCCCCATTGCCGCGGCCCTGAGCGGGCTGGCGATGGGGGTGTGGTACGTCTTCGCAGCCCTTGTCTGGCGCGCGCTGTGGCGGGCCCGCGCAGCCGGCACCGGCCACCCGGCGCTCCGAATATTCTCGGTGGCGACGCTGGCCCTGGTCGTCTCCTCGGCCGGGGCCTGGGCCCTGGCCGCGCAGATGATCACCGGCCGCGGCACGGTGCTCTCTCAGCAGCTGGCCGTGCATTTTTTCGTCGACCTCTTCGGCATCGGCTGGCTTTTGGGCGGCGCGCTGGCGCTGCTGCGGGCGGAGCTCCCGGCGACACCACGCCCCTTTGAGCGGGGCGCGCTCGGACTGCTGGCCGCCGGCGCTCCGCTCCTCTTTTTGGCCGGTATGCCGCCGGCCGCGCTCCCCCCTCTGGTCCGCGTCATCGGGCACCTGGCCGCCGCCCTGAGCGCCGCGGGCCTCATCGCCCTGGCCGCGCCGATGGGGCGCCCCCTGCCCCCGGTGCTTCGCTCACCCCTGGCCCTCCTGCTCCTGAGCGCCACGATGCTGGCCGCGCTCGCCAGCCCCCCGGTCGCGGCCTGGGGACAGGTCAATGGCCTGCGTCTGCTCTTTTTACACGTGGCCTTTGCCGGGGCGCTGACCCTGACCCTGATCACCCTCGCCACACGCCGGGGCCTGGCCCCGGCCGCTTCCCCGCGGCTCTGGGGCCAGGCGATGGCCGCGCTCCTGCTGACCCTGGTACCATTGACCGGAGCGTGGCCCTCCTTTATCCCCGGCGGCTGGGAGACGCGGGCCGCCCTGGCCGGCGCCCTCATCGCCCTGGCCCTGAGCGCCGGGGCCACCTTCCACGCGACCTTCCTGGCCAGATCCCCTCGCCCATCCCGAGGCCCCGCATGAGCACCGAACTCCCCGCCCCCGTGCCGCCCACCGACGACGCGACCTGCTCCCCGCGCGACATCGCGCTCAAAAGCTTCTTTCTGGGCCCCCAGGCCGAAAACGCCGAGTGGCTGCGCCAGGTCATCAATCAGGTCTTCGAGAGCTACGTGCGCTGGCGCCGGGAGGTCTACCCCGATGACGGGCGCGCCATCTCCCAGGCCGACCGCCGCTCGGCCGACTTTCAGGAGCGCCGACGACGCTTTGGGCGCGAGCTCCTGAACCTGCTGGGCCGCTTTGAGTCGGAGGTCCCCAAGTACAGCCCCCGCTACATCGGGCATATGTTCTCCGAAACCTCCATGCCGGCGATGGTCGGCCACGTGCTCACCCTGCTGCATAACCCCAACAACATCTCCGGCGAATCCTCGCGGGTGGGCGTGCGCCTGGAGAGCGAGGCGATTGGGGCGCTGGCCGCCATGTTCGCCATGGCCCCCGAGCAGGCCCGGGGGCACTTCACCAGCGGGGGCACCGTGGCCAACTTCGAGGCGATGACCCGGGCCCGCAGCCGCCTCTACCGCTTTCTCTCCCGGGGGGCCCGCGCCCGGGCCTGCGGCACCCTCCCCACCCTGGGTCTGGTGGAGGCCGCCCACCTGGGCTGGAGCGTCTACGACGAGCTTGGCGAGACCTGCCCCGAGCCCGACGACGACCCGGGACTTCGGGAGCTGATGGAAGGGGATCTGCTGGCCGCCAACCCCTTTATGCTGGCCGGCCAGCTGGAGCGCTGCTTTGAGGAGCCCTACCGGGGTCCGGTGATCCTGGTCGGCGAACACAAGCACTACTCCTGGGTCAAGGGAGTGGAGCTGCTGGGGCTGGGCCGCGAGGCGCTCTGGGCGGTGCGCCTCAATGAGGAGGGCACGCTCTCGCTGCCCCACCTCGAAGCGCGCCTGAATCAGGCCCGCGCCGCCGGCCGCCCGGTGCTGATGGTGGTCTCGGTGGCCGGCACCACCGAGCTCGGCGCCTTTGACCGGGTCGACCAGGTCCAGGACCTTCTGGACCGCCGCGCCCGGGAGCTCGGCGAACACATCTGGCACCATGTCGACGCGGCCTACGGGGGCTTCTTCGCCGCCAACGTCTGCGCCGACCAGCCCGACTGCGTGCTCAACCCCGGGGTCTGCCAGGCGCTGCAGGCCATTCACCGGGCCAACTCCGTCACACTCGACCCGCATAAGCTGGGCTATGTGCCCTACGCCAGCGGGGCCTTCATCGCCCGGGAGCAGCGGGAGTACGCCGCCCACCAGGTCGACGCCCCCTATTTGGCATTTGACGAGATCGCAGACCCCGGCCCCCAGACCATCGAGGGCTCCCGCTCGGCCGCCGGCGCCGTCGCCACCTGGCTGACCGCCCGCACCATCGGGCTCGACGCCCAGGGCTACGGCCGCATCCTGCGCCGCACCCTCCAGGCCCGTGCTCGCCTGGAGGAGCGCCTGAGCGCCACCGCCCACCCGGTGCGCCTGCTCCCGGCGACCTCCAACCTGTTGGCCTTCTGCGTGGCGCACCCTGGCGAGTCTCTGAGCCGGGTCAACGCCCGCAGCGAAGCGATCTTTGAGCGCTTTGGCCCCGGTGGCCCCGGAGACTTCTTCGTCTCCAAAACCACCCTGACCCTCGACGCCTACGGCGCCCTGCTCAACCGACACCTGGAGCGCTGGGAGCTGGAGCGCGACGTGGATCGCCTCACGGTCATCCGCCTCAGCGTGATGAACCCCTTTATCGACGCCCGCGAGATGACTCTGGAGCTCTCCCAGGGCTTTGCCGACGCGCTGGCAACCTTTTTAGACGCGCACCCCCGCTGAACGCGCCCGGCGAGTTCAGCGCAGCTGCACCAGCCCCAGTCCCTCCAGGGCCATCGCCACGGTGAGCACGCTCAAGGTGGCGATGAGCACCCGGCGCAGCGCCCCGGAGGAGACCTTCGCCCCCAGGCGCGCGCCCAGGTTGGAGCCGAACATCACCCCGGCCATCGCCGGCACGGTCACGGCCACATCGACCACCCCGGCCATCGCCAGAATCAGCGCGCTGACCGAGGCGGTGGTGCCCACCATAAAGGTCGAGGTTGCAGCGGCCGCGCGCAGCGGTACGCGCATCATCGCGCTCATCATCGGCACCTGCACCGCTCCGCCGCCGATGCCCAGCATCCCGGAGGAGAGCCCGGCCAGCCAGCTCAACGCGATGCCGCGCTTCACGCGCTGGGGCACATACCCGCGCGGCGCGGCGCTGCCGGGCTCATCAAACTCGGTGGCCATCCCGAAGGGGTCTTTGCCGCTGCCCGGGGCCACCAGCTCGGCTTCTCCCGGAGCCCCGACCAGCGCGGCGATCACCAGCGCCAGCGTCCCGGCAAACACCAGCTTCAGGGTCTGCACCGGCGAGTACACCACCAGGATGCCGCCCAAGATCGCGGCCATCGCCGTGGAGATCTGCAGCAGCAGCGCCAGCTTGATATGCACCAGCCCCCGGCGCAGATACTCCGCGCTGCCGTTGAGCGAGTTGAGCACCACGCAGATCGCACTGGCCGCAATCGCCGCCTTTAAGTCCACCCCGAGCACCAGCGAGAGCACCGGCACAATAAAAACTCCGCCGCCAAGCCCCACCATCGAGCCCAGACCCCCGGCCAGAAAGCCCGTCACAAAAATCGCCAGAATCAGCGCCACCGCACTCATCAGGCCCCCTTCAGCGCCAGCTTCAACGGAATCGAGAGTGCGACCACCAGGAGCACCAAGAGCGCCAGCATCCCCTGCATCCAGCGGCGGCTGGAGAGCCCGCGCCAACCCAGGATCACCAGCCCCAGCCAGGGGCCGCTCACCAGCAGCCACACCCCCAGCGTGGTCAGAGCCGAGACCTCCAGGCGGCCCAGCGCCCCGATCAGCTCGGTGGGGGCCCACAGGCTCCCGCGAATCACTCCGGTGAGCATAAACTCCAGCGCCACCCCCAGCAGCGCCATCGCCATGCCCGCCATGCTCAACCACCGGTAGAGCACGCCGACGACCAGTGCGTCGTCGCGGCTCGCTTTGCTCATAGCCATAAGGATCCTTGCCTGCGTTTCAGGGGCGCCCCCCTTACCAGGGCTCAACCTAGGAGGCGGACACCGGGGCGTCAACGCGCTCCAGGCTCCTCACCTTCCCGCCGGTGTCTACGATCAGCTCGACCTGCGCCGTGCAGACTTCGACCGTGTCGGGGGAGAGATGCCAGAGACGCCTTGGTACAAAGATGCCATCATCTACGAGGTCCACGTCCGCTCGTTTTACGACAGCGACGGCGACGGTATCGGCGATCTGCCGGGCCTGACCCAGCGCCTGGACTACCTCGAAGAGCTCGGCGTCACCGCCCTGTGGCTGCTGCCCTTTTACCCCTCTCCGCTCAAAGACGACGGCTACGACATCGCCGGCTACACCGAGGTGCACCCGGACTACGGGACTCTGCGCGACTTCCAGACCTTTTTGCGCGAAGCCCACCGCCGCGGGCTCAAAGTCATCACCGAGCTGGTGCTCAACCACACCTCCGACCAGCACCCCTGGTTTCAACGCGCCCGCCGGGCCCCGCGCGGCTCGGTGGAGCGCGACTTCTACGTGTGGAGCGACACCCCGGATCGCTACCGCGAGGCCCGCATCATCTTCAGCGACGTCAAACACTCCAACTGGACCTACGATCCGGTCGCCGGGCAGTACTTCTGGCATCGCTTCTATGACCATCAGCCCGACTTAAACTTCGACAATCCGCAGGTGCGCAAAGCGGTCTTCGAGATCGTCGATTTCTGGATGAAGATGGGCATCGACGGGCTGCGCCTGGACGCCATCACCTACCTCTACGAGCGCGAGGGCACCACCTGCGAGGGGCTGCCCGAGACCCACGCCTTTTTGCGCGACCTGCGCGCGCATGTCGACGAGCGCTACGAGGATCGCATGCTCCTGGCCGAGGCCAACCTGTGGCCCGAAGACGCCGTGGCCTTCTTCGGGCAGGGGGATGAATGCCACATGGCCTTTCACTTTCCGCTGATGCCCCGGCTCTTTATGGCCGTGGAGATGGAGGACCGCCAGCCCATCGTCGACATCCTCGACCAGACCCCCCGGCTGCCCCCGGGCTGTCAGTGGGCGCTCTTTTTGCGCAACCACGATGAGCTCACCCTGGAGATGGTCACCGATGAGGAGCGCGACTTTATGTACCGGGCCTTTGCTCCGGAGCTGCGCATGCGCGTCAACCTGGGGATTCGCCGCCGACTGGCCCCCCTGCTGCGCGGCGATTCCCGCAAAATCCGCCTGCTCTACGCGCTCCTGCTCTCCCTGCCCGGCACGCCCATCGTCTATTACGGCGACGAGATCGGCATGGGCGACAACTACCATCTCGGCGATCGCAACGGCGTGCGCACCCCCATGCAATGGTCCGCCGATCGCAACGGCGGGTTCTCACGCGCCAACCCCCAGAGCCTCTTTTTGCCGGTGATCACCGACCCGAGCTACCACTACCTCTCCACCAACGTGGAGGTGCAGGAGAACCAGCCGGCCTCACTCTTGCGCTGGATCAAACGCCTGATCGCGCTCCGCCAGCGCTCCCCCGCGCTGCGCAGCGGGGAGCTCACCATAATCCCCTGCACCAACCACCGGGTGCTGGCGATGCGCCGCACCACCGACGATGACGATGCCCTGATCGTCATCAACCTCTCGCACGCCGCCCAGCATGTGCATCTGGATCTGAGCGCCGCTGGCGAGCGCTGGCCCGTGGAGCTGTGGGGGCGCACGCAATTTCCCCCCATCCAGCAGGAGCGCATCCGTCGCTACGCCCTCTCGCTGGGGCCCTACGACTTTTACTGGTTTCGACTCAGCGAGCGGCCCCTGGATGAGAGCACCCTCAATGAGCCCACCACCGATCGCGGCCCGCTGGAGGTCCGCGAAGACTGGTCCTCGGTGTTTGAGGGGCGGATGCGCGGCCCCTTCTTGCGCCGTCTGACCACCTACCTCCAGCGCCAGCCCTGGTTCAATCCCCGGGCCCGGCGTCTGGAGAGCGTCGACATCCATGAGCGCATCCGGCTGCGTTGGGAAGAAGGCCTCACGCTGATCTGCCTGCTGGAGGCCAACTTTCTCGACGGCGAAAATGAGCTCTACATGCTGCCCATCGCCTTTGGCACCGACCAGCGCGCCGAGCGTATCCGGCAGCAGTCCCCCCATGCCCTCATCACTCAGCTGCGCCTGGAGCGCACCCGGGAGCTCGGGGAGCTCTACGATGCCACGGTCAACACCGCCTTTGTGAGCGCGCTGCTGGGATACGTGCGCAAGAACTGGGTCATCAACGGCCAGGAGGGCTCGTTTAAAGGGCACTGGGTGGAGCGTTTTCAGGATCTCTCCCCGGAGCGCCTCAGCGCGCTGCCGGTCAAGATCCTGGAGGTCAATCACACCCATACCTCGACCGTCTTTGGCGAAGATCTGGTCGTCAAACTCTTTCGCCGCCTGGAATCGGGGCGCTCGGTCGATGTGGAGGTCGGGCAATTTCTGCTGGAGCGTGACTTCCAGGGCGTGGCGCCCTTTGCCGGCCACCTGGACTACCACCGCGGACGCTGGGAGCCGACGACGCTGGTCACCGTGCACCGCTTCATCCCCCACCGCGCCGACGGACTGACCTGGTTTTTGGATCACGCCTGCGATCATCTCCGTCGCCAGGATCCCGCCCGGGAAGTGGAACCGCACGCCTGGCTCGACGGCGTGCAGGCCCAGACGCTCATTGAACTCAACCCCGATGAGGTGGAGCTCAACGAGAGCGATCGCACGTTTCTGGAGCAGGCCAGCCTGCTCGGCAAGCGCGCCGCCGAGCTGCACGGCGTCCTGGCCAGCGGACTCCCGGAGACCCCCTTTGAACCCGCGCTCTTTTCGACCTCCTATGAGCGCACCCGTTACCACTCCATGCGCACTCTGGCGCTGCGCACCATGCGCCTGCTGCGGCGCCACCTCAGCGAGGGAGATCCCCATCAGGCCATGGCCCGCCTGGTGCTCGACCAGGAGCC contains the following coding sequences:
- a CDS encoding phosphotransferase enzyme family protein — encoded protein: MNFDEPAIRQHIAQHLNVAADTIAFIRGFENIVFRQSFVAGAPREPAARILRLTEPSHRSRGQLQAEAAWVLDLAERGVPVARPLPWHEDDLIEELVVDGTRYWAMAFELAPGKAVDSRDAEVWNAALFETWGETLALLHLSARDYQVPAGQPRRPRWDEDDLMGPERYLAPADEAVIEACHAIFHALSALPADDADFGLVHNDFHIGNFFVDRGRITLFDFDDACYHWFANDIATALYSPCWWSQEGDVAEQRDFARSFTGRLLRGYRRHRELPGAWLEALPLLLRYRDALTYTVIHKRMDVSALDARLERELAACRARLLGGPARVEIDFQSF
- a CDS encoding sulfite exporter TauE/SafE family protein is translated as MSAVALILAIFVTGFLAGGLGSMVGLGGGVFIVPVLSLVLGVDLKAAIAASAICVVLNSLNGSAEYLRRGLVHIKLALLLQISTAMAAILGGILVVYSPVQTLKLVFAGTLALVIAALVGAPGEAELVAPGSGKDPFGMATEFDEPGSAAPRGYVPQRVKRGIALSWLAGLSSGMLGIGGGAVQVPMMSAMMRVPLRAAAATSTFMVGTTASVSALILAMAGVVDVAVTVPAMAGVMFGSNLGARLGAKVSSGALRRVLIATLSVLTVAMALEGLGLVQLR
- the treS gene encoding maltose alpha-D-glucosyltransferase, coding for MPETPWYKDAIIYEVHVRSFYDSDGDGIGDLPGLTQRLDYLEELGVTALWLLPFYPSPLKDDGYDIAGYTEVHPDYGTLRDFQTFLREAHRRGLKVITELVLNHTSDQHPWFQRARRAPRGSVERDFYVWSDTPDRYREARIIFSDVKHSNWTYDPVAGQYFWHRFYDHQPDLNFDNPQVRKAVFEIVDFWMKMGIDGLRLDAITYLYEREGTTCEGLPETHAFLRDLRAHVDERYEDRMLLAEANLWPEDAVAFFGQGDECHMAFHFPLMPRLFMAVEMEDRQPIVDILDQTPRLPPGCQWALFLRNHDELTLEMVTDEERDFMYRAFAPELRMRVNLGIRRRLAPLLRGDSRKIRLLYALLLSLPGTPIVYYGDEIGMGDNYHLGDRNGVRTPMQWSADRNGGFSRANPQSLFLPVITDPSYHYLSTNVEVQENQPASLLRWIKRLIALRQRSPALRSGELTIIPCTNHRVLAMRRTTDDDDALIVINLSHAAQHVHLDLSAAGERWPVELWGRTQFPPIQQERIRRYALSLGPYDFYWFRLSERPLDESTLNEPTTDRGPLEVREDWSSVFEGRMRGPFLRRLTTYLQRQPWFNPRARRLESVDIHERIRLRWEEGLTLICLLEANFLDGENELYMLPIAFGTDQRAERIRQQSPHALITQLRLERTRELGELYDATVNTAFVSALLGYVRKNWVINGQEGSFKGHWVERFQDLSPERLSALPVKILEVNHTHTSTVFGEDLVVKLFRRLESGRSVDVEVGQFLLERDFQGVAPFAGHLDYHRGRWEPTTLVTVHRFIPHRADGLTWFLDHACDHLRRQDPAREVEPHAWLDGVQAQTLIELNPDEVELNESDRTFLEQASLLGKRAAELHGVLASGLPETPFEPALFSTSYERTRYHSMRTLALRTMRLLRRHLSEGDPHQAMARLVLDQEPEILARFKTLIGRGLGGLRIRIHGDFHLEEVLRTDDDFIVIDLEGHPWLPIGERRIKRTPLRDVATMLRSFHHTCLLAWQRACRSECEGNDDDESRSLHLFKAAQRWYALCAHAFLAGYLPPANEAGFLPNTPEGVAELLDVMRLQKALRQLEHDLERGEAIELSLIAVTTQLVAP
- a CDS encoding pyridoxal phosphate-dependent decarboxylase family protein produces the protein MSTELPAPVPPTDDATCSPRDIALKSFFLGPQAENAEWLRQVINQVFESYVRWRREVYPDDGRAISQADRRSADFQERRRRFGRELLNLLGRFESEVPKYSPRYIGHMFSETSMPAMVGHVLTLLHNPNNISGESSRVGVRLESEAIGALAAMFAMAPEQARGHFTSGGTVANFEAMTRARSRLYRFLSRGARARACGTLPTLGLVEAAHLGWSVYDELGETCPEPDDDPGLRELMEGDLLAANPFMLAGQLERCFEEPYRGPVILVGEHKHYSWVKGVELLGLGREALWAVRLNEEGTLSLPHLEARLNQARAAGRPVLMVVSVAGTTELGAFDRVDQVQDLLDRRARELGEHIWHHVDAAYGGFFAANVCADQPDCVLNPGVCQALQAIHRANSVTLDPHKLGYVPYASGAFIAREQREYAAHQVDAPYLAFDEIADPGPQTIEGSRSAAGAVATWLTARTIGLDAQGYGRILRRTLQARARLEERLSATAHPVRLLPATSNLLAFCVAHPGESLSRVNARSEAIFERFGPGGPGDFFVSKTTLTLDAYGALLNRHLERWELERDVDRLTVIRLSVMNPFIDAREMTLELSQGFADALATFLDAHPR
- a CDS encoding DUF1634 domain-containing protein, which produces MSKASRDDALVVGVLYRWLSMAGMAMALLGVALEFMLTGVIRGSLWAPTELIGALGRLEVSALTTLGVWLLVSGPWLGLVILGWRGLSSRRWMQGMLALLVLLVVALSIPLKLALKGA